One segment of Rhodopirellula baltica SH 1 DNA contains the following:
- a CDS encoding cytochrome c oxidase assembly protein, with translation MKLWMWNLGWVVLGLAWLGPLPELAQVSFAAHMTLHMAVVAVASPLLAIAASGTRLDPVGKVPSLFSPIPASVGELLIVWAWHAPGLHHFARHSLLGFVIEQSMFLAAGVWVWISAFGGSSPRSPSRSGAGVIGLLLTSMHMTLLGALLTLSPRLLYSHHHSVWLDPITDQHLGGAVMLVVGGIAFLAGGLWLTKDLVGDGENRSSRFSVAALQNHYRCAPYD, from the coding sequence ATGAAACTTTGGATGTGGAATCTCGGCTGGGTTGTGCTCGGACTGGCATGGTTGGGGCCGTTGCCTGAACTCGCGCAAGTTTCTTTCGCGGCGCACATGACTTTGCATATGGCGGTGGTTGCGGTTGCGTCTCCGTTGCTGGCGATCGCCGCATCCGGCACACGGTTGGACCCGGTTGGAAAGGTCCCGAGTTTGTTTTCGCCAATTCCAGCTTCGGTGGGTGAACTGTTGATCGTTTGGGCGTGGCACGCACCGGGGCTGCATCATTTCGCTCGCCACTCATTGTTGGGATTCGTGATCGAGCAATCCATGTTTTTGGCGGCGGGAGTGTGGGTTTGGATCTCGGCCTTCGGAGGTTCGTCGCCACGTTCACCATCTCGCAGCGGGGCGGGGGTGATCGGTTTGTTGCTGACTTCCATGCACATGACCTTGCTTGGTGCGTTGCTAACACTTTCGCCAAGGCTGCTCTATTCGCATCATCATTCCGTTTGGCTGGATCCCATCACGGACCAACATCTTGGTGGGGCGGTGATGCTGGTGGTTGGAGGGATCGCCTTCTTGGCAGGTGGACTGTGGCTCACCAAGGATCTGGTGGGCGATGGCGAGAATCGTTCGTCGCGATTTTCGGTCGCGGCGCTTCAAAACCACTATCGGTGTGCACCTTATGATTGA
- a CDS encoding transmembrane prediction, with product MKKRLWWIAISPLVWAVHFLACYITVAIWCEKGGDGDLVPLQVAVGIFTAIAIFAIVWVGWLSYRNFRRADPPIPYDFDDPTDRTHFLGFTAFLLSSLSFVATCFTVLVFLLVGSCD from the coding sequence ATGAAGAAACGATTGTGGTGGATCGCGATTTCTCCATTGGTTTGGGCCGTTCATTTTTTGGCGTGCTACATCACCGTCGCGATTTGGTGCGAGAAAGGCGGCGACGGAGACCTGGTGCCGTTGCAGGTAGCCGTCGGGATTTTTACGGCAATTGCAATTTTCGCGATCGTTTGGGTGGGATGGTTGAGCTATCGAAATTTTCGACGTGCCGATCCGCCGATACCGTATGACTTTGACGATCCCACGGACCGAACACACTTCCTGGGCTTCACCGCGTTCTTGTTGTCATCGCTGAGCTTTGTTGCGACTTGCTTCACCGTCTTGGTTTTCCTCTTGGTGGGGAGTTGTGACTGA
- the ctaD gene encoding cytochrome c oxidase subunit I, which produces MNDPRADRLLKAWETPKGWRYWSAVNNSEVGLWYTLTAFGFFLFGGVLALIMRVQLALPDNDWLTPDQYNQIFTMHGSVMMFLFAVPILEAISIMLLPQMLGARDLPFPRLSAYGYWCFLIGGVFVCGSLFFGVGPRGGWFMYPPMTTEYQDGIGPDIWLLGLSFIEIASIAAAVELIVGVLKCRPPGMRLNLIPLYAWYILVVAVMILFAFPPLIAGDLLMELERAMDWPFFDVERGGDPMLWQHLFWIFGHPEVYIVFLPSIALIAMMVPTFARTPMAGYGWIILAAVGTGFLSFGLWVHHMFTTGLPGISIGIFSAASEAVAIPTGVQIFCFIATLLVGRVQRNACLKFVLAGLATFIIGGLTGVMVAIAPFDYQAHDTYFIVGHLHYVLIGGTIFPIVAGFYYYYPFVTGKRLSERLGNITFWLMLIGFNVAFFPMHIAGLMGMPRRVYTFPGGMGFELPNLISSIGAFGLGAGFLVLLWDVFRPKGKQPFVPRNIWNAGTLEWSGEVPDLPWGIRSIPIIESRYPLWEQENLLADIDAGKFYLADAEEGRRETLVTSAVDAELMHCLRVPGPSFLPFWAAVFTGGVFIFSTYHWWIPAGCCSVLSFGTIVTWLWTGTAEIPEKETKPVGLGQSLPLYVSGPAAVGWWAMFITMLGDMTAFISLVFGYFFYWTVHEDFPPTQWNGEPVVGAGTFWPLVSVGLAVVAWCLVVMARRLNRRDQPIGFYASSLLAVAIAMASGAALVWGPYSNGMDPTVHVYSSTTGVLVLWTVVHLVLGGTMLVYCIARRLFGKMDAKHDADIVNVTLAWHFLLLTVVITGSVLALFPWVA; this is translated from the coding sequence GTGAACGACCCGAGAGCGGATCGATTGTTGAAAGCATGGGAGACACCCAAAGGTTGGCGTTATTGGTCGGCGGTCAACAACAGCGAAGTTGGGCTGTGGTACACGCTCACCGCGTTTGGGTTCTTTTTGTTTGGTGGCGTGTTGGCGCTGATCATGCGTGTTCAGTTAGCGTTGCCGGACAACGATTGGCTGACGCCGGACCAGTACAACCAGATCTTCACCATGCACGGCAGCGTGATGATGTTTTTGTTTGCGGTGCCAATCTTAGAAGCAATCTCGATCATGTTGCTTCCCCAGATGTTGGGAGCACGTGATCTTCCATTTCCGAGGTTGTCTGCGTACGGGTATTGGTGCTTTCTGATTGGCGGCGTCTTCGTTTGCGGTTCTTTGTTCTTTGGCGTTGGACCTCGCGGCGGCTGGTTCATGTATCCACCGATGACAACGGAGTACCAAGACGGCATTGGGCCCGACATTTGGTTGTTGGGATTGTCGTTCATTGAAATCGCGTCCATCGCGGCGGCGGTGGAGTTGATTGTCGGCGTCTTGAAGTGCCGACCACCAGGCATGCGATTGAATCTGATTCCGCTCTACGCTTGGTACATCCTGGTGGTGGCGGTGATGATTCTGTTCGCCTTTCCGCCATTGATCGCTGGCGATTTGCTGATGGAACTGGAGCGGGCGATGGATTGGCCGTTCTTTGATGTCGAGCGGGGCGGGGATCCGATGTTGTGGCAGCACTTGTTTTGGATCTTCGGGCACCCCGAGGTCTACATCGTTTTTCTGCCTTCCATCGCATTGATTGCGATGATGGTTCCGACGTTCGCTCGCACACCGATGGCTGGATACGGTTGGATCATTTTGGCGGCCGTGGGGACGGGGTTCCTCAGTTTTGGATTGTGGGTGCACCACATGTTCACGACCGGTTTGCCGGGGATTTCGATCGGGATCTTTTCCGCTGCGTCCGAAGCCGTGGCGATCCCCACCGGTGTGCAGATCTTTTGCTTCATTGCAACGCTGTTGGTTGGGCGTGTTCAACGCAATGCTTGTCTCAAGTTCGTGCTGGCCGGGTTGGCGACGTTCATCATTGGTGGGCTGACCGGCGTGATGGTCGCGATCGCTCCGTTTGACTATCAAGCCCATGACACGTACTTCATCGTCGGCCACTTGCACTACGTGTTGATCGGCGGAACGATCTTTCCGATTGTCGCCGGATTCTATTACTACTACCCGTTTGTAACCGGGAAACGACTTTCCGAACGGTTGGGCAACATCACGTTTTGGTTGATGTTGATCGGTTTCAACGTTGCGTTCTTTCCGATGCACATCGCGGGTTTGATGGGGATGCCTCGCCGCGTCTACACCTTCCCCGGCGGAATGGGATTCGAGCTGCCCAATCTGATTTCATCGATCGGCGCGTTTGGTTTGGGAGCCGGATTCCTGGTTTTGCTTTGGGATGTGTTTCGTCCCAAGGGGAAACAACCTTTCGTACCTCGAAACATCTGGAACGCAGGGACGCTGGAGTGGAGCGGTGAAGTCCCGGATCTGCCCTGGGGAATTCGCTCGATTCCAATCATCGAGTCGCGGTACCCGTTGTGGGAGCAGGAGAATTTGTTGGCCGATATTGATGCCGGCAAGTTCTATCTGGCCGATGCGGAGGAAGGACGGCGGGAAACGTTGGTGACCAGTGCGGTCGATGCGGAATTGATGCATTGTTTGCGTGTTCCCGGGCCATCGTTCTTGCCTTTTTGGGCAGCGGTGTTCACCGGTGGAGTGTTCATCTTCTCGACCTATCACTGGTGGATCCCGGCCGGTTGTTGCAGTGTGCTTTCGTTCGGGACCATTGTGACTTGGTTGTGGACCGGAACTGCTGAGATCCCTGAAAAGGAAACCAAACCAGTTGGCTTGGGCCAATCGTTGCCGCTGTATGTATCGGGGCCTGCGGCGGTGGGTTGGTGGGCGATGTTTATTACGATGCTGGGCGACATGACCGCATTTATTTCGCTGGTCTTTGGATACTTCTTTTACTGGACCGTTCACGAAGACTTCCCGCCGACGCAGTGGAATGGCGAGCCGGTTGTCGGTGCCGGAACATTCTGGCCGTTGGTGTCCGTCGGCCTGGCAGTCGTCGCATGGTGCTTGGTCGTGATGGCTCGTCGTCTGAATCGCCGCGATCAACCAATCGGGTTTTATGCATCGAGTCTGTTGGCCGTCGCGATAGCAATGGCGTCCGGTGCGGCACTTGTTTGGGGGCCGTATTCCAATGGCATGGATCCGACCGTGCACGTCTACAGTTCAACAACCGGCGTGTTGGTGTTGTGGACGGTGGTGCATTTGGTGCTTGGCGGCACGATGTTGGTTTACTGCATCGCGCGGCGCCTGTTTGGAAAGATGGATGCCAAGCACGACGCGGATATCGTCAACGTCACCTTGGCTTGGCATTTCCTCCTGCTGACCGTCGTGATCACCGGATCGGTGCTGGCACTTTTTCCGTGGGTGGCCTGA
- the coxB gene encoding cytochrome c oxidase subunit II encodes MTFAQSQSALDHAGVGAESIAELFWVMLIGGTLIWLIVVGLAVYAMVVPGEHDQKKTRMLVIGGGAVFPTIVLTALLTYGLAMLPELQRPAPEGSQVVEVSGVRWWWRVNYRMPDGKKIETANEIHLPVNEPVEFKLKSEDVIHAFWIPSLGGKVDMMPGRENRLKLHPTRVGVFRGVCAEYCGEAHTQMAFDVIVQSREEFDAWLHQQALPAVSGSDVAEAGREVFEAAGCGACHAIRGTSADGVVGPDLTHFGSRRSIGASVLPNNADNLTRWIKETHRVKPGVEMPAFEAFADDELRSLVRYLGELK; translated from the coding sequence ATGACCTTCGCTCAATCTCAGTCCGCTCTCGATCACGCCGGTGTCGGCGCCGAATCAATTGCGGAGTTGTTTTGGGTGATGTTGATCGGCGGAACTTTGATCTGGCTGATCGTGGTTGGTTTGGCGGTCTACGCGATGGTGGTTCCCGGCGAACACGACCAGAAAAAAACAAGAATGCTGGTGATCGGCGGCGGAGCGGTTTTCCCAACCATCGTTCTGACGGCGTTGTTGACGTATGGATTGGCGATGTTGCCTGAACTTCAACGTCCGGCACCCGAAGGCAGCCAAGTAGTCGAGGTTTCAGGGGTTCGATGGTGGTGGCGAGTCAACTACCGGATGCCCGACGGGAAAAAAATTGAAACGGCCAACGAAATTCACTTGCCGGTGAACGAACCGGTTGAATTCAAACTCAAAAGCGAAGACGTGATCCATGCGTTTTGGATTCCTTCGCTCGGAGGCAAGGTCGACATGATGCCAGGTCGCGAAAATCGGTTGAAGTTGCATCCAACACGAGTCGGCGTTTTTCGCGGTGTATGCGCTGAATATTGTGGTGAAGCCCATACTCAGATGGCGTTTGATGTGATCGTTCAGTCGCGTGAGGAATTCGACGCATGGCTACACCAACAGGCATTGCCCGCGGTGTCGGGGTCTGATGTAGCAGAGGCCGGACGGGAAGTCTTCGAAGCCGCCGGTTGTGGTGCCTGTCATGCGATTCGTGGGACATCCGCAGATGGGGTTGTCGGACCTGACCTGACGCACTTTGGAAGTCGCCGGAGCATTGGTGCGTCGGTGCTGCCAAACAACGCGGACAATTTGACTCGGTGGATCAAGGAAACCCATCGCGTCAAACCTGGCGTGGAGATGCCTGCGTTCGAAGCGTTTGCCGATGACGAACTGCGATCTTTGGTTCGGTACTTGGGGGAATTGAAGTGA
- a CDS encoding MgtC/SapB family protein — translation MLDSLDITQLQTIATAGGLGALLGIEREFARKPAGIRTHIFVCAGASMMMLLAQEAVNHFQELEPDSMLSADPIRVLQAIVVGISFLGAGTIVHQKGEQVEGLTTAASIFLTAGIGVATAVERVALATSVAVAAVFVLLVVGYVESRIARWVHRKCESNLKNDQNDASSNRC, via the coding sequence ATGTTAGACAGCCTCGACATCACACAACTGCAGACGATTGCCACCGCTGGTGGCTTGGGTGCGCTGCTTGGAATTGAACGCGAGTTCGCTCGCAAACCCGCTGGTATCCGAACGCACATTTTTGTGTGTGCCGGAGCATCCATGATGATGCTTCTGGCTCAGGAAGCGGTGAACCATTTCCAAGAATTGGAGCCCGATTCGATGCTCAGCGCCGACCCAATTCGCGTGCTTCAAGCGATCGTGGTGGGCATCAGCTTCTTAGGTGCCGGCACGATCGTGCACCAGAAAGGAGAACAGGTGGAAGGACTGACAACCGCTGCGAGCATCTTCTTGACCGCAGGCATTGGCGTTGCCACCGCAGTCGAGCGAGTGGCACTCGCTACCAGCGTTGCGGTGGCAGCCGTCTTCGTGCTGTTGGTCGTAGGATACGTGGAGAGTCGCATTGCACGCTGGGTGCATCGCAAGTGTGAATCAAACTTAAAGAACGATCAAAACGACGCTTCCTCGAATCGTTGTTAG
- a CDS encoding DedA family protein — MDQWIETILEQFDAFGVGMLMLLENVFPPIPSELVMPWAGYSVSQGQSSFVAVVVSGSIGSFAGAWAWYWVARRIGKERLATWLDKHGAWLTITRKDIDQVDRWFEQWGAAAVLLCRLIPGLRTLISVPAGFAEMPPMKFSAYTAVGTVAWTTLLAVIGLWLGKNYGDLAGPLSWVSSGVIAVMLAIWIYRLIQQHRGRRGSTSVG, encoded by the coding sequence ATGGATCAGTGGATCGAGACGATTTTGGAGCAGTTTGATGCATTCGGCGTAGGAATGCTGATGCTGTTGGAAAACGTGTTCCCGCCAATTCCGTCCGAATTGGTGATGCCATGGGCTGGCTACTCAGTCAGCCAGGGGCAATCTTCTTTCGTCGCGGTTGTTGTCTCGGGGAGCATTGGATCGTTTGCTGGAGCCTGGGCGTGGTACTGGGTTGCTCGGCGAATCGGGAAGGAACGACTGGCAACGTGGTTGGACAAACACGGAGCCTGGTTGACCATCACGCGCAAGGATATCGATCAAGTCGATCGCTGGTTCGAGCAGTGGGGAGCCGCAGCGGTTCTTTTGTGCCGGCTGATACCTGGGCTTCGAACGCTCATCAGTGTTCCAGCAGGTTTCGCGGAGATGCCGCCAATGAAGTTTTCTGCTTACACGGCTGTTGGAACGGTCGCTTGGACGACGCTTTTGGCGGTGATTGGTTTGTGGCTGGGGAAGAACTACGGCGATCTGGCTGGTCCGCTCAGTTGGGTGAGTTCAGGAGTCATCGCAGTGATGTTGGCAATTTGGATTTACCGTTTGATCCAGCAACATCGTGGGCGACGTGGTTCCACATCGGTTGGATGA
- a CDS encoding response regulator encodes MVELNVQVAHELPLPAIGMRNVLVVDDVAVMRTIISRVLRNLQVESVQAADGREAFRLLSKQTIDAVITDIEMPNWSGFDLVDAMRRSKDQRVATMPVIVTSTLGSKAIARKARRYVGVYFLPKPISVTRLSVTLKMIATSRWLHERFSDGRRICF; translated from the coding sequence ATGGTTGAATTGAATGTGCAGGTCGCCCACGAATTGCCGTTGCCGGCAATCGGTATGAGAAATGTCCTCGTCGTCGATGACGTGGCGGTGATGCGAACGATCATTTCTCGGGTTCTGCGTAACCTTCAAGTGGAAAGTGTTCAGGCGGCGGATGGTCGCGAGGCTTTTAGGCTACTATCCAAACAAACCATTGACGCAGTGATCACCGATATTGAGATGCCAAATTGGAGCGGCTTTGATTTGGTCGACGCCATGCGGCGATCGAAAGACCAACGAGTTGCGACGATGCCCGTGATTGTGACGAGCACACTGGGAAGCAAAGCGATCGCTCGCAAAGCTCGGCGGTATGTCGGTGTGTACTTTCTGCCGAAGCCGATCTCTGTCACTCGTTTGAGTGTCACTCTGAAGATGATTGCGACCAGTCGTTGGTTGCATGAACGATTCTCGGATGGTCGACGAATCTGTTTTTGA
- a CDS encoding nucleoside deaminase has product MLRQWMKSVVTMTIEGVAMGEHPFGAGVFTDSGKQIAVAHNQVVSRCDPTAHAEVMAIGKAAKKLGDPDLSGLWLVSTGEPCPMCLAAIGLAGIEHVAYGASASTIETANFGTLGLTASELAEQLSPPIQLTGGILEYDCSALLINHRKKDSDDG; this is encoded by the coding sequence ATGCTTCGCCAGTGGATGAAGTCCGTTGTGACGATGACGATTGAAGGTGTGGCGATGGGGGAGCATCCTTTTGGCGCGGGGGTCTTCACCGACAGCGGGAAGCAGATCGCAGTGGCTCACAACCAAGTGGTCTCACGTTGTGATCCGACCGCGCACGCGGAGGTGATGGCCATCGGCAAGGCGGCCAAAAAGCTGGGTGACCCGGATCTATCAGGATTGTGGCTCGTCTCGACTGGTGAACCGTGTCCGATGTGCCTGGCCGCAATCGGATTGGCTGGTATTGAACACGTTGCTTATGGCGCATCCGCATCCACGATTGAAACGGCCAACTTTGGCACGTTGGGTTTAACGGCCAGCGAACTTGCTGAGCAGTTGTCACCGCCAATCCAATTGACCGGCGGCATTCTAGAGTACGACTGCTCGGCTCTATTGATCAATCATCGAAAAAAGGACTCTGACGATGGTTGA
- a CDS encoding zinc ribbon domain-containing protein — translation MNEPKQDTAPLNHTPCPKCGKQVDDRVPACPNCGEKIYVEHPGGITPTKHEPLPANDPTK, via the coding sequence ATGAACGAGCCCAAGCAAGACACCGCTCCTTTGAACCACACCCCGTGTCCCAAGTGCGGGAAGCAGGTGGACGACCGTGTTCCCGCGTGTCCCAATTGCGGTGAGAAGATTTACGTCGAGCATCCAGGCGGAATCACACCGACCAAGCACGAACCATTGCCCGCGAATGATCCCACGAAGTAA
- a CDS encoding hypervirulence associated TUDOR domain-containing protein, with translation MSQKFQVNQYVEWNYGGGTAKGQIKESYKEKVTKTIKGNDVTRNASDDEPAYYIEQEDGDHVLKSESELKDA, from the coding sequence GTGAGCCAAAAATTTCAAGTCAACCAGTATGTCGAGTGGAACTATGGCGGTGGAACGGCCAAGGGGCAAATCAAAGAGTCCTACAAAGAGAAAGTTACCAAGACCATCAAAGGCAACGACGTGACGCGGAACGCCAGTGATGACGAGCCCGCCTATTACATCGAGCAAGAAGACGGTGACCACGTGCTGAAGAGTGAAAGCGAACTGAAGGACGCATAG
- a CDS encoding SDR family oxidoreductase — protein MNRKAIITGGSTGIGRATAVALARSGHDVAITYAHGEDDAKRTSEMVQAEGRACVIKHLDLSNPETANPVVDEMVDELGGLDVFVNNAGMMVNQTMPNLDVETAQRIFNVNTIGATLAIQRAVHHMLPGGLDGEPKSTPGRIIVVTSAHEAIASPVDTLYTMTKHALGGLVKCLALDLTPLNITVNSVAPGEIATPMNDMDPDDAKSSPREAIPVRRVGHPDEVAAVINFLAGEQAGFVTGARWPIDGGFEAATPLAASAFREDYLAQ, from the coding sequence ATGAACCGCAAAGCAATCATTACCGGCGGAAGCACTGGCATCGGTCGCGCGACCGCGGTAGCCCTCGCTCGATCAGGGCACGATGTCGCGATCACTTACGCACACGGTGAGGACGACGCCAAACGCACATCTGAAATGGTGCAGGCCGAGGGACGTGCATGTGTGATCAAACACCTGGACTTGTCCAACCCTGAAACCGCGAATCCGGTCGTCGACGAAATGGTTGACGAACTGGGCGGACTCGATGTGTTTGTCAACAACGCCGGGATGATGGTCAATCAAACAATGCCCAACCTGGACGTTGAAACCGCTCAGCGCATTTTCAACGTCAACACCATCGGTGCGACGTTGGCAATTCAACGGGCGGTTCATCACATGCTTCCCGGCGGTTTGGATGGCGAGCCGAAATCCACTCCCGGACGAATCATCGTCGTAACGAGTGCTCATGAAGCAATCGCTAGCCCCGTCGACACGCTTTACACGATGACCAAACACGCACTGGGCGGGTTGGTGAAGTGTTTGGCATTGGATCTGACGCCGCTCAACATCACCGTCAATTCCGTCGCACCCGGCGAAATTGCCACTCCGATGAACGACATGGATCCCGATGACGCCAAAAGCTCTCCGCGAGAGGCCATCCCGGTTCGCCGGGTCGGTCATCCCGATGAAGTCGCCGCCGTCATCAACTTCCTTGCCGGTGAGCAAGCGGGATTTGTCACTGGGGCACGATGGCCGATTGACGGTGGCTTTGAAGCCGCCACGCCTCTCGCAGCCAGTGCATTCCGAGAGGACTACTTGGCTCAGTAG
- the dps gene encoding DNA starvation/stationary phase protection protein Dps, translating to MSTTTKTQFKRDILQDETNAEVTALLQDNLTNLIDLALLMKQAHWNVVGPNFRSIHLQLDEIIETVRAGSDEVAERIVTLGIPADGRVSTVAAESSVDAYPAGFVKVSETISRVADALKQVIDSLRSAIEKLGDLDAISEDMLIALSGELEKHLWMLQAQEV from the coding sequence ATGTCCACTACAACCAAGACCCAATTCAAGCGTGACATCCTTCAAGACGAGACCAACGCGGAAGTCACCGCATTGTTGCAAGACAATCTGACCAACCTGATCGATCTGGCATTGCTGATGAAGCAAGCCCACTGGAACGTGGTCGGGCCGAACTTCCGCAGCATTCACCTGCAACTTGACGAGATCATCGAAACCGTTCGAGCGGGCAGTGATGAAGTCGCGGAACGGATTGTCACGCTGGGAATCCCAGCCGATGGTCGCGTCTCCACGGTCGCCGCAGAAAGCAGCGTCGATGCTTACCCCGCGGGATTTGTGAAGGTTTCCGAAACCATTTCGCGGGTCGCGGACGCATTGAAACAAGTCATTGATTCACTCCGTTCGGCGATCGAGAAACTCGGCGATCTCGACGCAATCAGCGAAGACATGCTGATCGCACTCTCGGGCGAACTCGAGAAGCATCTGTGGATGTTGCAGGCTCAAGAAGTCTGA
- a CDS encoding GlsB/YeaQ/YmgE family stress response membrane protein: protein MLIPIIGWIIFGLIVGALARLIYPGRQNLGIVKTILLGVVGSFVGGFLAFLLFGGSAMQASGWIGSIIGAVAVLAIATRWNRSPQQTMTH, encoded by the coding sequence ATGTTGATTCCTATCATTGGCTGGATCATTTTCGGTTTGATCGTCGGTGCCCTTGCACGACTGATCTATCCCGGACGACAGAACCTTGGCATCGTCAAAACAATTTTGCTGGGCGTTGTCGGTTCATTCGTCGGCGGTTTTCTCGCGTTCCTGTTGTTTGGCGGATCGGCGATGCAAGCCTCCGGATGGATCGGTTCGATCATCGGCGCCGTCGCGGTGCTCGCGATCGCGACACGTTGGAACCGCAGCCCTCAACAAACCATGACTCACTGA
- a CDS encoding pyridoxamine 5'-phosphate oxidase family protein codes for MNTHEKLIELVQDFDTAMLITKTDDGGLDARPMAIAEATDDGQLWFVTNRNSGKIAELMLDRDVAVTMQGSNKFVTLSGQCRVTDDRAKLEQLWKEAWKVWFPEGKNDPNITLLRVEPERGEYWDNSGFTGINYLLRAGKAYVQGERAETDENINASVSL; via the coding sequence ATGAATACTCACGAAAAGCTAATCGAACTTGTCCAAGATTTTGACACCGCGATGCTCATCACAAAAACAGATGACGGCGGTCTGGACGCTCGCCCCATGGCAATCGCGGAAGCAACGGACGACGGCCAATTGTGGTTCGTCACCAATCGAAACTCTGGCAAAATTGCGGAGCTGATGCTGGACCGCGATGTGGCGGTGACGATGCAAGGGTCCAACAAGTTCGTCACGCTGTCCGGTCAGTGCCGTGTCACCGATGACCGAGCCAAGCTGGAACAGCTCTGGAAAGAAGCGTGGAAGGTTTGGTTCCCGGAAGGCAAGAACGATCCGAACATCACTTTGCTTCGCGTTGAGCCCGAACGCGGTGAGTACTGGGACAACAGCGGATTCACCGGCATCAACTATCTGCTGCGTGCGGGCAAAGCTTATGTCCAAGGCGAACGGGCCGAGACCGACGAAAACATCAATGCAAGCGTTTCGCTCTGA
- a CDS encoding amidohydrolase family protein, translated as MPLSKPRNGNRLMGESTTNHPDFSDVHMTRRGFVKGTVAVGASAMAESVTAAPSPKKDPIPIIDCHIHLFDGSRPQGAPYVGPGGDSPTTALPADYRKLAVPLGITGAIKVEASPWVEDNLWALQVMQPDDMMLGLVGNLRPEKPDFAELLVRHAKNPLFRGIRYGSLWGYDLPRMVEDDVFLKGMRLMTDLDLSLDVANPSVRLMEAVVRLNQKLPDLRIIIDHLPRLERTVANQTTYGNVLKDLHDRTNVYVKLSGVIHHIAGKIVKDLEIHRPNLDRLIEIFGDDRILFGSDWPNSDRAAPLDEVVGIAKEYFADKPRELQEKYFWKNSLAAYKWKPREDQQER; from the coding sequence ATGCCCCTCTCGAAACCGCGAAACGGGAACCGTTTGATGGGTGAATCAACGACCAACCATCCCGACTTCTCCGATGTGCACATGACCCGTCGTGGATTTGTGAAGGGCACAGTCGCCGTGGGAGCGTCAGCGATGGCCGAGTCCGTGACCGCGGCACCGAGTCCCAAAAAAGATCCTATTCCCATCATCGACTGTCACATCCATCTCTTTGACGGATCGCGTCCTCAGGGGGCTCCGTACGTTGGTCCAGGAGGTGATTCCCCGACCACCGCCCTGCCGGCTGACTATCGCAAACTTGCCGTTCCGCTCGGAATCACAGGTGCAATCAAGGTCGAAGCCAGCCCGTGGGTGGAAGACAACCTGTGGGCACTGCAAGTCATGCAGCCCGATGACATGATGCTCGGGCTGGTCGGCAATCTGCGGCCGGAGAAACCGGACTTCGCAGAACTGCTCGTTCGGCACGCGAAGAATCCTTTGTTTCGAGGCATCCGTTACGGATCCCTGTGGGGATACGATTTGCCACGGATGGTTGAGGACGATGTGTTTCTGAAGGGAATGCGGTTGATGACGGACTTGGATTTGTCCCTGGATGTTGCCAACCCGTCCGTGCGGTTGATGGAAGCCGTCGTGAGGCTCAATCAAAAGCTGCCCGACCTACGCATCATCATCGATCACTTACCGCGTTTGGAACGTACCGTGGCGAACCAAACGACTTACGGCAACGTTCTGAAAGACCTGCACGATCGAACGAACGTCTACGTCAAACTCTCGGGCGTGATTCATCACATCGCGGGCAAGATCGTCAAGGACTTGGAGATTCATCGCCCGAACTTGGATCGACTGATCGAGATCTTTGGAGACGATCGCATTCTCTTTGGCAGCGATTGGCCCAATAGCGATCGAGCGGCTCCGTTGGATGAAGTCGTGGGCATCGCGAAGGAATACTTCGCTGACAAACCACGTGAGCTCCAGGAAAAGTACTTCTGGAAGAACTCCCTGGCCGCGTACAAGTGGAAGCCGCGCGAAGACCAACAGGAACGCTGA